The nucleotide window AAAGAGAGTGCCGATAACTCTCCTGAGTGTTGTTTCCCTTTCTGGAAACAAAGAACAAGCATCTTGGCCGCGATTGATGGAGTAGGGCTTCAACCTTGGCAAACGAGGCTCTACCGTTAAGCTATGGGTTCTGTTCTTGCTCCCAAATGAACTGAGAAGTCTGCATCCAAGCATCTTGCACTACCTGTCATTACTGTGAACCTTGACTAGTAGTGTTATAACGGAACCGGAGGAATCTTCTACGTCCAGACTGAACAGACTATGCTTACCACGTTTTGTCTACTCGTGCGGCTTACTAGATTCAATAGTCTAGCGCTAGTCCTCGGTTGGGCAATCGAGATCAGATTTCTCCGAAAGACGAGTTGGCCCACTCCAAGGCCTATTGGCTTAGCTATAGGCTGCAAAGTTAAAATGTGGTATGTCTGAAGCTGCGGAAGTGCTAATTTAGCGTTCCATCCATGGTGCTAAACGCTGCCTGGGCCCTGCAGAGCGATCAGATCAGCATTCCTACTACTGTTTAGATGTAGGAGACCCGCTCTCATTATGCTTGCCGAGTGCACTTGCCACCAGTTCTTGGGGTTCTCTTTATAGCTTTCTACGGGGAGTTGCTTTATTTTCCAGCCCCTATTTGCGAGTCGCATGTCCCAAATGGTTGGGGATGGTTATTCCGTGTGGAGTATACGGACCTCGCCGAGCTTATATGAAGATGAACGAGAGCGACTTAACCGGATTTCAAAGACCGAGCGACGATTCTCATGATATTTCCTACCGCTCAGTTAGTGCGATACACTGAAGGTTCAGCTTTCAATATCCCCTACTTCCACTGAggtgtggttgttgtctCGCAAGTTCGCCAGCATGGACGAGTATTCGGAAGAGCAGCTTCATCAATCCAAACAACACCTAATCATCACCGTTTCGATTGTGTTCATAGTCCTGGAAGTGGTATGCGTGGTTCTGCGCTTTACTTCTAAATTTGTTGAACGGCTGAAGTTCGGCTGGGATGATGCTCTCATGGTTGTGGGCCTTATCCTCTGCGTTGCCGATGCGAGCTGCACAATAGGTAGGCCGTGATATCGTAGCCATCTCGTCAGATAATATACCTAACTCGCACTTCCCGACAGCTGCTGTGAAATTCGGCGGGGTCGGCCTGCATCAAGAAATCGTCCGCCAGATCGATCCGGAGATGCTGGTGACGGCGACCAAGTTCCTCATCACCACTCCGCTTCTCTACTTCGCTACCGTCGTACCTCCAAAACTCGCCATTTTACACTTATACCTGAGCATCTTCACCGATAAGATGCTCCGAAAGATATGCTACGGCACCGGagcagtcatcatcatcaattgGCTTGTGGTCACTATCGCTGGTGTTGTTTCCTGCCGACCACTAAGTTACTACTGGACGTTCCACGGAAGCTGCATTGACATTAATGCGTGGCTGCGCTGGGGAGGATTCGCGCACATATTGACGGATGTCGTCATGTTGATATTGCCGATGCCGGTGGTTTGGAATCTGCATGCCTCGAGTCGCCTCAAACTGGGTATTTGGGTTACTTTCCTGATGGGCAGTGTGTAAGTTGCGACTCCCTTACTTTTATTATGGTCATCATAGTTTCAAAGCGAGAGGTACTGACACCGTGCGAAACAACAGTGGCATggtctcttccatcatccgatTCCGAGAATTTTACGTGACTGACGTACAAGGGGACGTAACCTGGGCGGCCTCGACGCTGGTGATCTGGGCTGAGATCGAAGGTGGAATTTACCTTATAGCAGCCTGTTTGCCTACCTATCGGCCGCTAACCAAATTTTTTTGGCGTCGCGTTCTCAGGAAGCGCAGCCAGACGGGCGAATCTCTGCATACCGGAACGGGCCACAGGGCCAGCCAAATGCGACTGGGACTCGGGTCCACGCATAATGAGTCGAAGTTTCCATGGATGGAGGCGTCGAGGAGTGAGGAAGATGTCTTGCGCATGGTGACCCTGGGCAGTCGTTCAGGTACGGATATCAAGCCGGGGCAAATTGTGGTGGAGCATCACTTTTCGGTGCATTGATTTGGACCTTTCTTACATTACCTTCGATAAATATTTGCCATCTTATAATGCTTAATAGTTGGACAAGAATATATGTTATCTTTGAGTtgagatatttattaacGACAGACCTCGGATGTGAGGGCATGCATCTTacccaaagaagaaatggagaTGTTGGTCAACTTGATCCAGGCGAACGAGCCAATCGTATTTGCATCAAGAAGATTCGCAAGGCTAAAAAGAACACAGAAATCGGCTCAAAAATCCACTGACGCGAGGCCGCCATCATTAGTGGCTGTTCGGCCGACTAGGGCTTGATTGATGTGGTTAGAGCAGAGCCTAAGTTTGGATCATTACCACTCAGCCGTTTGGCTTTATTGCTAGTGCTGACTGACGAGACTGGCCCCCAAATGCCATATCACTTATTCCTTCGCTCAATGGGGCAGGTATGATCCGATGAGGCTGTCGAGCTTATTGGGGCTGCAGCTTATTGGTTCTGTTCAAATATCCTTACATCGTTGGCCTGCCATTATCTAACCCCACCCCACATACCAGCGAGTACAAAGTACTCCACAAACATCCCTACGTGCAGCTCCACTGGCTATCCGAAGCCCACTTAGGTTCCACTTATTCTAGTCGGCATGTTCCGCTAAACATACGCTGGTTCTGCTTGCTTGGGTTGAAGCAGGTGCGGGCCCCTCGGCCACATGGTCCCAGCTAAGCCGACTACTCTTTCACTCAACAACGCTATATAAACACTACAAGCTGCGCACCTCAATCACATCTCAAATACACTGCAAACCAAAGTGGTTTTGACCATGACTGTCCAAGATGCCTCTCCGTTTGATCCGCGGACGCAACTGCTCCCTCATATCGTTGACCACTACGCCAAGGTCAAACCCGACGCCATCTATGCTGAATACCCAGTCTCTCTGATGAGCTACGATGATGGATACCGACCCATCACATTCAAAGCGTTTGCCAATGCCATCAACGGCATTGCCTGGTGGCTAACGGAGAAGCTGGGTCCCGGTGACGGTGAAACCCTCGCTTACGTGGGACCCAATGACCTTCGATACCCGGCATTGGTATTGGGTTCTGTGAAGGCGGGATATCGCGTATGTGATATGACCTAGAACTTTGAAATAGTCAAGCTGACTCTGTTTTGTCGAAGATGttcctcacctccccaaGGAACAGCGTGGCTGCTCACAGTAGCCTGTTCAACCGCCTCAGTTGCACTAAGCTAGCCACCCCAGTGCCCCATCCACCGCCAGTCAAGGCCATCCTCGAGGGACAAACGCTGGATATACTGGAGGTGCCTAGTGTCGATGAGCTGATAAGCAAAGAATATGCCCATTTTGAATTCTCTAAGACTTACCCGGAAGCTGCAGGGGAGGTTCTCGCCGTAATGTACGTCCCTGATTGTCTGTGCAGTGATCGAAGACTAACTTTTCAGTCATACATCTGGCTCCACAGGTATCCCAAAGCCGATATTCTGGACCCATGACACCGCGTGCAAGCATATGCATACGACGGTTCTGGATCCCCCAAGGGGCCATGAGAGCCAGGATAGCTGGCTCTTTGGCAAGCGGATATTCCTCGTTCCGCCACCATTCCATGTAAGTCTGCGTTACATCTTTGCAGAAAATATAGGAAGCTAATAACGTCATAGGCTGCGGGTCTGGCATATTCGCTTTTCATTACCATTCCAGTCGGCACTACCGTCATCTTTCCGGCATCTGGCGGTCTTCCTACCGCCGCCTCCCTTGTAGAGGCAAGAAAGAAGACTCAGATTGATATTCTCTTGGGTGtcccttccatcatccaagaaTTCTCCCAGAGTCCAGAGCTTTTGGACTACTGCAGCAAGCACCTTGAACGCTTGGTTTACTGTGGTGGAGATCTTCCCCAGCCAATCGGGGACGCCGTGGCATCCAAGATTAGACTCATGAACCTTTACGGTGCCTCTGAGGTTGGCATGATCAGCACCATTCATTCCAAAACCAATAGAGACCCTCGCACGGATTGGCGATATCTTCACATCAATCCCCGGATGGGTGCAGAGCTTCGCCACGTCGCCGATCAGTACTACGAACTAGTGATTGTCCGAAGCCCGAAGACTGAGAAACACCAGCTCACCTTCACAGTCTTTCCAGATCAACAGGAATACCGCACCAAAGACCTCTTCGTGCGGCACCCGGACCCCAGTAAGCCGGACCTGTGGCGCTGGGCCGCTCGTGCAGATGACGTGATTGTTTTCCTGAACGGTGAGAAAACAAATCCTGTGTCTATGGAACAGCACATCACTGCATCCAATCCAGAAGTTACCGCGGTCTTGGTGGCTGGGGCACGTCGCTTCCAAGCATCTCTCCTAGTTGAGATTGGAGGCAAGGATCTCAGTGCACCTGAGCGCGCTGCGATGATTGAGAAACTGTGGCCAAGCATTGAAGAAGCCAATGCGGTTTGTCCAGCTCATGCACGCGTGGCCAAAACCCACATTTTGTTCACAAAGCCAGACAAGCCCATGCTTCGTGCCGGAAAGGGAACAATTCAGCGAGCTGCCTCGCTCGAACTGTACACGACGGAATTGGATGCCTTGTATGCTGATGCGGACAAACTATGGCAGGGAGCCAGTAACGACGAACCTGCTGGACCTGGCAAGGTGGACGATCCGAAAGCCCTTTCGGATTACATTAGAGGAACAATCAACTACGTTACTGGGTGGAACCTCACAGATAATCAAAATTTCTTCGAATTGGGCCTTGACTCCCTGCAGGCTATCACCGCCACTCGGGCCTTCAAGAAGGGTCTTGATCTCCCCACGCTCACTCCAAACCTAATTTATCTCCATCCCTCTGTGGATGAACTCACCCAGGCAGTGCTTCACTTGCAGCAACATGAGGAGGCTTCTGCTGAGGAGCGAAAAGAagcccagctgcagcagcgggAAGAACTACTACAGGAGCTCAGTAGCCAGTTTCAAGCGCCCAAGTCCCATGTGGTTATTTTGACCGGCTCGACAGGTAACCTGGGAAGCTATCTTCTCGATACTCTCCTACAGTCCCCTTCCGTTGCCTACGTGCATTGTCTGAACCGCACACCTTACGCAGGGGAAAGCCACCGCGTAAAACATAGCGGAATGAAAACCGATCTGTCTCGAGCGAGCTTCTGGACTGCGGACCTTTCCCAGCCGGACCTAGGCCTGGGACCTGATGTCTTCAAAACTTTGCGAAACATTGCCACCCTAATTATCCACAACGCCTGGGCAGTCAATTTCAACCTCagcctctcttccttcaagCCAAACCTCACCGGTGTGGTAAACTTGATCAACTTCGCTTCCCAATCACATCAGTCAccccatctcttcttcctatcATCTATTAGTTCCACTATGGGCCACTACACAAAGACCGGCCTAACCCCGGAAGAAGTGATCACAACTACGACCCCCGGACCCAACGGCTACGCAGATAGCAAGTACCTTGCAGAACAGTTACTAGCGCAAGCGGCTCGCCAGGGCCGACTGCACGCCTCATTCGCACGTGTCGGTCAGATAGCAGGGCCGGTCCGTTTCAGGGGAGTATGGAACAAGACCGAATGGTTTCCGAGCCTCGTCCTCAGCTCTTATCACCTGGGTATATTGCCTGATACGCTCGGACCGGCCCTCAATCGTATCGACTGGGTACCAGTTGATCTGCTTGCTGAGGTCCTAGTGGACTTGGCAGTGGCTTGTCGACGCGGGGAACCTGGATCTGTCCAGGTGTATCACCCACTGAACCTACACCCGGTAGACTGGGAGGCAATTCGTCCAGTAGTCGCCGAAGCTATCTTTAAGGTTTCAAGAAAGACCATCAAGACTGTCCCCTTTACCGAGTGGGTGCAGCGCGTCCGGCAGGATTTGGAGACGGCTGATGGTACCGGCGAGAAGATGAGTGAAGAAGAGCTGCAGAAGCGATTGGCCAAGAATCCAGCTGCAAAGTTGTTGGAATTCTTCGAAGGGATTATGTCGCAGACTGAGCGGGTGAATGTGCTGGATACAAGGCTGACGGGACAGGTCAGCGAGAAGTTGCGGGCTGTGGATGCAGTGAAGCCGGAATGGATGAATGTGTGGGTGGAGGAATGGGTTCGTCCTGAGTTGGTTGTGGATTGGTCAATCGTTGGTCGTGAGTTTAAGGGTGTGTGGAAATAAATTTTACGAATGTAGTAATGTTCCAGAGTGATATGGTCTTGCATATCTACAAGATTTTCTAGAAGGATTGATGGTCtactttttctgttttaGTACTCACCTCTTACTACTTCTTACTTACTGAGTATACCTGAGCATACCCTGAGCATGCCCTGAGCAGCCTAAGATAATTACTAAGTATCAAATAAGCAGGAGACTGAGTAGTTAACTAtgttaaataattaataatctggAGAAACTATgtctaaattaataattattttcttgtcTACTTCTCCACTTGCAATCTACTCTTATCTGTTATGCTTTTCTAAagtctagtattattatcagaTCTCTTTCTCCAGGAGAAAAATACTAGTGTTGGATTGGGTCGGGCTGGGTTGGGATTTTTGAACCCAACCCATAGGATCAGGTTCATAAATTTTTagaaacccaacccaaaaaCCCGCCCCGACCCAAATTCCACGAGTTCAACCCGACCCGAATCCAACACTAGAGCTTAGTGGGTTGGTTGCAtgcttgatgatgatcctggGAATCATGGCGACCTGGCAATTGATATATAGAGGATAACATCGTACTGAGCGTACGCTAACGCTGAATAACTTATCTCCCCTTGTTATAGTTGAGCCATGGGGCAACCAGCAGACTAGGCCGCCCCAGAAACAAATCATGGGCTGcatattgttgttgtggttgagACATAGTGACCGTCAGGGAAAGAGCCCAGGTAATGTCAGAATGAATAGTTAAATCATATGGATTTTGATGTGATGGTTAAATATGTTCTTCCCAGTCATTCTGCATAAATGCATCCGTGGTGAGGTCTtttgaaagaagttgagggGTGGTGGCGGGTAGAGAACGGTGCAGGTAAACTGGGCGGGGACGGGCAAGCAAGAGATTGCTTCTACTGCCATGGGTCGTTTAATGCATATTGTTGACCGGGCCCTCAACATGAATTATAATATGCAATCAGAACTTATCCAGCGGGCAAGTTCTATAATTCTAGTGATCCAGATGGTCCTAATTGGCGCTATTTTGGGGGGCGAGTGCTTTAAAACTGGTACGGTATCGACAGATATCTAGAAACTTCTCATTGTTTCCCAGATACTGTAACTACCAACGAATTGGAAGCTCATTCCATTGCAGGTGACCACTGTACCATTCTGAATCCAGTACAGACTTCTGGAGGCCGGCGTGctattggagaagatggcttCTGCCCTATGCAGCGAATCAGAACACGAAGATTTCTGGTCGACTGATAGTCCTTGTCTTTCTAAGGATACTGAAGACCGTGACTTTATTGCTTCTGACTCGGAGTCTCTGTCAGAACATGAAGATAAacttgaggaagagagcgaGGATTATATTCCCGTAGGTGATGTGTGGCACAAGCGCCTTAGATGCTTCCTATCCATTTGTTGGTGATTGACGAGTTTCTGGGACTGGATTAGAACACACCGAAAGGCCAAATAAACCTGATACGAGTGATTGCCAAGCGGACGGTGGTCTCTGATGGTGGTTCCTCCAATGAGTACCTAGTGCTGTGGTATTCCTGGGAGGCTGGAGAGGCAGCGTTGGAGTTAGTTGGAGGGCTGAGCTAGTCGGATATATCATTCGCCCTCAGCCTTCCAACCTACTGTACACTTGGTAGAATCTAACCCGCAATTATGGTACTATACTCCTCAGTGGCATCGTCTGCCTTGGGGGGATGACTTACACTGCTTTCAACAATGATGAAACCTACCGACCTGAACTCTCTGATCGTTGGGAACGGACTCTTTCGTATGCCCCCACCCCCGGCTACTTGGACCGCGAATGGATGCCATCAGTAATCTGCCCTTCACCCATCGTTGGTGAACGTTCATCGCCCCTGCACCAACCTCTGTCCGACAAACTTAGGTTTCACCCAAATGTTGAAAGTGATGATGGAAGTGCGTGGGACAAACAACCTTCAGACTATTCACTATCAGATCGAATGGAGGGTTAGATTAAACAAttgagtggtggtgaagtATACGGAACAGGACCTGACTCTCCCGCCTAGTTCTTATTGGGAACAGATCAAGGAGGACGCCGAGAGTATCCTACGACGGAAGCTGGCACGCAGCCGACGGGTCAGGCTAGATGACACTGCCTTGGTGTTGTCTATAAATGACCGTTCCCAACGAGATCTTACCAAGCGCTTTGAAGCCACTGGTATCGATTGGATAGCGGTAGAGAAGCCGATGCTAGTGTGGGGCCATCTATACCGTATTGGCAAGAAGAGTCGACTCCAGATATCGATTAACTACATGAAGAATATTGGGCCTCCTTCCAGAACCGACAAGAGGGGGGAAACATCGGTTACCAAGCGGATGCTAGCTGGCCGTGACGCTCAGATTGACGCCGAGCAGGTCTCCGGCCAACCTTCGGTCTGGCGCGATGTTTAACGTGTCATGCGATGTCCCGGGCCCCCATGTCGCCACGACGGCCAATATTGCTGGCAAGGCCCAGAGAGCAAAAGACATCATAGATTGAAGACGCACCATCTAAAGGCCCTTGTCAAATATATGGAGCGAGGAGGGGTCCTCGACACGCATGACGATGTACCCGATAGCCTTCGTGAGCAGCTTCATGCTGAGGAGAACCAACGacatgaaaaaaaaaaaaagaaagacccAGGATAGTTCTACACCCGGTTCAATGTGTCCTCCCATCAATACCAACGTCCTTCCAGCTGGATCATCTCAACAACCTATGCCCTCTGCTGGTGATGCAACCCTTGCTAAGACCGGCTGTGCTGAATCAATCATGGTTCACGGGCTGCTTGATGTCGCAGTGGAGAAGTATACCAAAGGGCAATACTTACCGGTGAGCAACGAGACTTTCCAGGAAAACCTCAACAAAGCACGCGACGTGACTATCGAAAAATTGCCTCTATCTCATGCAGGTTCATGAAGATCAAGACCCTACTTCTTTTTGTCAGGCACGGTGTGAAATTAGGTGCTGCCCGGCGGTTCGTACACAACATCGGCGTTTGGGTGAAACGACGCGGAGGAGTCCCTTACAATGAATAGTAATAGTTCAATCTCGATACATTACACTGAATAGAGAAGATTACACAGCGCATATAGTAACTTACCTCCTGGATTGATGTCAGCAGCTAGCTTCCGTCGGCGCGAAGTTAATCCGATATGTGTCAGCTTATCACGTGCATTAGTCATTTTCGTCGCCCGTCCTCCCCAGTCAGACTTCGTGAGAATACAACAATGGCAACGCACCGTCACCAGTCCTCTCTAGAGTGTGTTCTGGACTTTCCGTATTCTTGTCATTAACACCACTTGAACCCCAATCATCTTGGTCCTAATCACGTGTCATCGAATTATCATCTGGTTTGCCTACCGCGTAATCTAGTTTTCATTCAAGCTCTGGTCTAGTATCTTTGGGTTCAGTCACATGCGGGCCTTCTATGGTGGAATTGAGCCCATGTTCATTAGCCCTATGATACCTGCTGTACTCGGGCATGCTGAAGGTCTATGGGTAGCAATACTTAGTTTCTTAAACAGGACTGGAAGGTTTTGGCAAGTACCCACCTTATTGCATCCAGGGAAGCCGCATGGATAAGCCCTTTCATTCGCTGGGTCTTCATCAATATTCGTAATTTGCAGCGGCTGCCTTTGACCACTCTCATCACTAGTTGATGATTCGATGCTATTGACTATAGCTAGAGCTGCCAATAGTACTATTGCCTCTCAGTGTCAGCCTAATAGTCAATGCGTCAAAATGGGAAAATACATACGTGAGCCTGCAGCGAGGACAAAAGAAGCTACCGTAAATGCCGTTTGTACGTCATCTTTGACGACTGCCCAAGCAACTCCTAGTGCAGTCGAGGACACCAATAGAATTGAGACGGCAATCGATATTTTGAGAGCACTCCAGCTTTCCATAAATTCTAGAGCATACCGCCGGTCCGGCTGCCGTAGATTGTAGACCCACAGAATCCACTTGTCAGTTGAGTGAAGCTTTTCAGGATGCCTATACGCAAAAAGAATATCCTGCTTGATATattggggaagaaaagcTGGCACGGGACGATGATCAAGGGGCGTGAACTTCCAAACCGAGTTAGAATATAATGCTTGTCATCTGGGAAAGTGGAACGAACCGATACAAGTCTGATTTCTCTCAGTGCCTTGAGAGAGAACAAACTTCTCCAAATGCCATACATCTCTCTCTCGTAAGTCCTCTTGACGGTCTTAAAAAATTGGACATCTGTCTTGATAAGTCTCTTATTGCTTGTGACCAAGCTATCAAATTGATCCAGCCCAGCGCATCGATCTTTGCTTATTACATGAATTTGGTATTTTTGCAAGAATCCGTTCCTGTGGCAAAGTAGACTTATGGAGCATGTAGGTTTTTTGGTATCGAAAGGTATCCCAACTGTGTCTCCATCCCGTGTCAGGCGTGGCGGTAGGAAGCAGAGATCAATTCCAAGCTCATCTGCAGTTGACGGATTGGGAAGGGGCAAACCGAAGGATGTGGGCACGAAAACATTCGCTTCTGGCGGCAAGGGAACTAAAGGTCCAGTTAATTAGGATAAGTTCTCCTGCTTTCGGTGCTTTGCTTGATTGAGTGCTTTTGTTTACCAGAAGTCATAATGTTAGTCTGCGGTTCACTCGGTTCACTCAACAAGTCTACCTGAGGTCAACCTTGCAATTTGCTGTCTGACCAGCCGAACTCAGGttaaagagaagaaaagagatggtAGAACAGTCCATATCCACGATCCGTCATCGCTTTTTATCAGAGTATTTGATCGAGCTTCAGGGGGCAGTGCCAGCTCAGCCTCACTGTGTCGGTCACACCGCCTTTGTGACCTACATATATGTAACTTACAGGTTGACGACATCAGGCTTTGGGTCTAAGATCCAAACACCGGCACGGCAATAACCGCTGTTGTGTCTCGATCCTAAGAGGGCAATTTCTTCATAGGTCCAGTAACGACCTCGCGTTTAGTCCGCTCGTTAACAGGGCGTTGCGATAGCATCGAACAATGGGGCCCTGTGGACAGCAATAACCT belongs to Aspergillus luchuensis IFO 4308 DNA, chromosome 3, nearly complete sequence and includes:
- a CDS encoding uncharacterized protein (COG:S;~EggNog:ENOG410PQ74;~TransMembrane:7 (o16-38i50-71o97-120i132-154o174-196i208-228o240-267i);~antiSMASH:Cluster_3.4), whose amino-acid sequence is MDEYSEEQLHQSKQHLIITVSIVFIVLEVVCVVLRFTSKFVERLKFGWDDALMVVGLILCVADASCTIAAVKFGGVGLHQEIVRQIDPEMLVTATKFLITTPLLYFATVVPPKLAILHLYLSIFTDKMLRKICYGTGAVIIINWLVVTIAGVVSCRPLSYYWTFHGSCIDINAWLRWGGFAHILTDVVMLILPMPVVWNLHASSRLKLGIWVTFLMGSVGMVSSIIRFREFYVTDVQGDVTWAASTLVIWAEIEGGIYLIAACLPTYRPLTKFFWRRVLRKRSQTGESLHTGTGHRASQMRLGLGSTHNESKFPWMEASRSEEDVLRMVTLGSRSGTDIKPGQIVVEHHFSVH
- a CDS encoding putative NRPS-like protein biosynthetic cluster (COG:I;~EggNog:ENOG410PJ8T;~InterPro:IPR000873,IPR009081,IPR006162,IPR036736, IPR036291,IPR013120,IPR042099,IPR020845;~PFAM:PF00501,PF16363,PF00550,PF01370,PF07993;~SMCOG1002:AMP-dependent synthetase and ligase;~antiSMASH:Cluster_3.4), producing MTVQDASPFDPRTQLLPHIVDHYAKVKPDAIYAEYPVSLMSYDDGYRPITFKAFANAINGIAWWLTEKLGPGDGETLAYVGPNDLRYPALVLGSVKAGYRMFLTSPRNSVAAHSSLFNRLSCTKLATPVPHPPPVKAILEGQTLDILEVPSVDELISKEYAHFEFSKTYPEAAGEVLAVIHTSGSTGIPKPIFWTHDTACKHMHTTVLDPPRGHESQDSWLFGKRIFLVPPPFHAAGLAYSLFITIPVGTTVIFPASGGLPTAASLVEARKKTQIDILLGVPSIIQEFSQSPELLDYCSKHLERLVYCGGDLPQPIGDAVASKIRLMNLYGASEVGMISTIHSKTNRDPRTDWRYLHINPRMGAELRHVADQYYELVIVRSPKTEKHQLTFTVFPDQQEYRTKDLFVRHPDPSKPDLWRWAARADDVIVFLNGEKTNPVSMEQHITASNPEVTAVLVAGARRFQASLLVEIGGKDLSAPERAAMIEKLWPSIEEANAVCPAHARVAKTHILFTKPDKPMLRAGKGTIQRAASLELYTTELDALYADADKLWQGASNDEPAGPGKVDDPKALSDYIRGTINYVTGWNLTDNQNFFELGLDSLQAITATRAFKKGLDLPTLTPNLIYLHPSVDELTQAVLHLQQHEEASAEERKEAQLQQREELLQELSSQFQAPKSHVVILTGSTGNLGSYLLDTLLQSPSVAYVHCLNRTPYAGESHRVKHSGMKTDLSRASFWTADLSQPDLGLGPDVFKTLRNIATLIIHNAWAVNFNLSLSSFKPNLTGVVNLINFASQSHQSPHLFFLSSISSTMGHYTKTGLTPEEVITTTTPGPNGYADSKYLAEQLLAQAARQGRLHASFARVGQIAGPVRFRGVWNKTEWFPSLVLSSYHLGILPDTLGPALNRIDWVPVDLLAEVLVDLAVACRRGEPGSVQVYHPLNLHPVDWEAIRPVVAEAIFKVSRKTIKTVPFTEWVQRVRQDLETADGTGEKMSEEELQKRLAKNPAAKLLEFFEGIMSQTERVNVLDTRLTGQVSEKLRAVDAVKPEWMNVWVEEWVRPELVVDWSIVGREFKGVWK
- a CDS encoding uncharacterized protein (COG:S;~EggNog:ENOG410PKVH;~antiSMASH:Cluster_3.4) gives rise to the protein MTYTAFNNDETYRPELSDRWERTLSSYWEQIKEDAESILRRKLARSRRVRLDDTALVLSINDRSQRDLTKRFEATGIDWIAVEKPMLVWGHLYRIGKKSRLQISINYMKNIGPPSRTDKRGETSVTKRMLAGRDAQIDAEQVSGQPSVWRDV
- a CDS encoding uncharacterized protein (InterPro:IPR013087;~TransMembrane:2 (i204-225o231-253i);~antiSMASH:Cluster_3.4), with protein sequence MTSVPLPPEANVFVPTSFGLPLPNPSTADELGIDLCFLPPRLTRDGDTVGIPFDTKKPTCSISLLCHRNGFLQKYQIHVISKDRCAGLDQFDSLVTSNKRLIKTDVQFFKTVKRTYEREMYGIWRSLFSLKALREIRLVSFTPLDHRPVPAFLPQYIKQDILFAYRHPEKLHSTDKWILWVYNLRQPDRRYALEFMESWSALKISIAVSILLVSSTALGVAWAVVKDDVQTAFTVASFVLAAGSLLLAALAIVNSIESSTSDESGQRQPLQITNIDEDPANERAYPCGFPGCNKTFSMPEYSRYHRANEHGLNSTIEGPHVTEPKDTRPELE